The Candidatus Rokuibacteriota bacterium region AAGGGGAAAGGCGATCCGGATCCCATGTTGTTGAACTCGTTCTTTCTCGAAGACCTGGCGCGAAGTCGCGAGCTTCACAGCCGACAGCGTCTCGGGCCGGCGCTCGGGTGCTACCTGGGTCTCGACGTCCCGAAGAACCCCGTGGATCTCCTGGAGGACCAGAAGGCGCTCGAGGCGGCGGTGGCGCCTCTCCGCACACCGGCGGCGCGATGGCCGACGCCAGGCGGCTATCCCCTTGTTCTCTTGCAGCAGGCCGCTGTCGATGTGGCGTTCGAGAAGCTGACGGACTCCCCTGGCATCCTTGGCGTCAATGGTCCGCCCGGGACTGGCAAAACGACGTTGTTGCGCGACCTGGTCGCCGGTGTCGTTCTCGCGCGGGCTCGTGCGCTCGCCGCCTTCGACGATCCCGAAAAGGCCTTCAGCCATCAGGGCCAAATACGGCGCGGCCAAGTCTTCACACACCTCTATGAGTTGGCCAGCACGATCCGCGGCCATGAGCTCTTGGTGGCCTCGTCCAATAACAAGGCCGTCGAGAACATCAGCCGCGAGCTCCCAGGAAGAAGGCAGATCGAGGCAAGCCTAGCGCCGCGCTACTTCCCCACGACTGCGGCGGCCGTCGCCGGCGAGGGGCAAGAGGCCTGGGGGCTGATCGCTGGCGTGCTCGGAAACGCCGCCAATCGTGTCGCATTCCGGCGGGATTTCTGGGTTGACCCCAACATGGGCCTGCGGGCATATCTCTGGGCTGCAGCAGGAAACAACGCCAACGCTGGCGCGGGTGGAACGCCGCCCCCGATCCCGCGTGTCGTCACCGAGGAGCGACCTCCGCACGACAAGAGAGACGGGCTGGCCCGCTGGCAGCTAGCGCGGCGGGAGTTTCTGCGCGCGGTCAAGGCTGCCGAAACCGCCCTGCGCGAACTCGAGCGAGTCCGTGAGTCCATCCTTGCCCGCGCGACGCTCAGAGATCAACATGCGCAGATCAAGTGGCACGCGGACGAGGCCGACACTGTACTGCGAGCCGCCAGGATCGCGCTTGGCCGCGCCAGCGACGAAGCCAAGGCCGCAGCTGAGGTCGTGAACGGCGCCGAGCTCGCCCTGCGCGATCATCGCGCTATCCGCCCCAACTGGTTCTCGCGCATCTTCCGTCGGACGCTCTGGCGGACGTGGGCAGCCGAGACGAGCCTTCGCGATCGGACACGCGGAGAGGCCATCCGCAATGCCTCGGTGGTGCAGGGACGTCACGCCGAGGCGGAACGTCAGACGGCGGCGCACAGCGCGACGCTGTCTATTGCCCAAGCCGACCTCGCCCGTGTGGACGGAGAACTCGCCGGTCTCGAGCGCCGCCTGGCGGAGGCTCGTGCAGCGCTCAAGGGCCAGCTCGCGGATGAGGACTTCTGGGGCGCCTCGCACGCCGATCTGCAGACCTCGACGCCCTGGCTGACACCACACGTGCAGCGACTGCGCGACCTATGCTTCAAGACGGCGCTCGAATTGCACAGGGCCTTTATCGACGTCGCCGCCAAACCCATCCGCAATAATCTCAATGTCCTGTTCGGCGTGTTGATGGGTGGCGGTCTTGACGACGCCACGATGCGGCTCTTGCCGTCGCTGTGGTCGACCTTATTTCTGGTGGTCCCCGTGATCTCCACGACGTTCGCGTCGGTAGGCCGCATGCTCGGGCCCATGCCGCCGCAGTCACTCGGCTGGCTGCTCGTCGATGAGGCTGGTCAGGCCATCCCGCAAGCCGCCGTCGGCGCCATCATGCGAGCGCGCCGGACGATCGTTGTCGGGGATCCGTTGCAAATCGAGCCCGTCGTCACGCTGCCGCTGTCCCTGGTCGAACGCCTCGCCCTACGCATGTCGGTCGATCCGGCAACCTGGACGGCGCCAAAGGCGTCTGCACAGACGCTTGCTGATGCCGCCTGCCAGTATCAGAGCTGGATTGAGCAAATCGAAGGTGCCGTTCGCGTCGGCGTTCCGCTCCTCGTTCACCGCCGTTGCGCCGAGCCCATGTTCGGAATCTCCAACACCGTGGCGTACGCCGGCAAGATGGTGCAGGCGAAACTGGCCACGTCGTCTCGCGTGCGCGACGCCCTGGGTTCCTCACGATGGCTGCATGTCTCGGGAATCGGGTCAGGCAAGTGGTGCCCCGCAGAGGGCCAGACAATCGTAAGGGCCTTGCGCTCCCTTGTGAGCCAGGGACTCACGGACCCCGACGTCTTCATCATCACGCCCTTCCGCATCGTTGCTCGCCAAATGCGCGAGATGCTTGCTGTGTCCGACGTCATACGGAGCATTACGGATCGGCCGTGGGAATGGGTGCGCGATCGCGTCGGTACTGTACATACGTTTCAGGGACGCGAGGCTGAGGCGGTATTCCTCGTGCTCGGAGCCCCGGATGCGTCGCAGACAGGTGCCCGCAACTGGGCCGGGCACCCGCCGAACCTCGCCAACGTGGCGGTCAGCCGAGCGAAGGAGGTTCTCTATGTTGTCGGCAACCGCGAGCTTTGGCGCATGCACGGGA contains the following coding sequences:
- a CDS encoding DEAD/DEAH box helicase; the protein is MDLERLFRDDRDNLAVVQALADELTHRKTQRARTLADRVRQRLEELSARPAAEPVAPENTRGGLLPAAATPGQESDEESELEPEPGLELDSGEQGTRSRAAVPREEPHEKPDEDDPDDKPVTGTLPPDPSERAGLPRNDSAAILELWTALEVLSPQTYVQPSDLADGDARRIARFGEGRALPWVDGPERARPNTRLYYQLILGALAMDRASAVLLKAFGDKRPERSSPRGYAALAAVTVDREGRPVAERPIAVSSFGWGYGLARAGRLSELKTWPQVERGLTEGLEDRLKREEDDEVLPLDEATILRGFQWLCDRVGLPVDERVAPFFAIRLYRWSKGKGDPDPMLLNSFFLEDLARSRELHSRQRLGPALGCYLGLDVPKNPVDLLEDQKALEAAVAPLRTPAARWPTPGGYPLVLLQQAAVDVAFEKLTDSPGILGVNGPPGTGKTTLLRDLVAGVVLARARALAAFDDPEKAFSHQGQIRRGQVFTHLYELASTIRGHELLVASSNNKAVENISRELPGRRQIEASLAPRYFPTTAAAVAGEGQEAWGLIAGVLGNAANRVAFRRDFWVDPNMGLRAYLWAAAGNNANAGAGGTPPPIPRVVTEERPPHDKRDGLARWQLARREFLRAVKAAETALRELERVRESILARATLRDQHAQIKWHADEADTVLRAARIALGRASDEAKAAAEVVNGAELALRDHRAIRPNWFSRIFRRTLWRTWAAETSLRDRTRGEAIRNASVVQGRHAEAERQTAAHSATLSIAQADLARVDGELAGLERRLAEARAALKGQLADEDFWGASHADLQTSTPWLTPHVQRLRDLCFKTALELHRAFIDVAAKPIRNNLNVLFGVLMGGGLDDATMRLLPSLWSTLFLVVPVISTTFASVGRMLGPMPPQSLGWLLVDEAGQAIPQAAVGAIMRARRTIVVGDPLQIEPVVTLPLSLVERLALRMSVDPATWTAPKASAQTLADAACQYQSWIEQIEGAVRVGVPLLVHRRCAEPMFGISNTVAYAGKMVQAKLATSSRVRDALGSSRWLHVSGIGSGKWCPAEGQTIVRALRSLVSQGLTDPDVFIITPFRIVARQMREMLAVSDVIRSITDRPWEWVRDRVGTVHTFQGREAEAVFLVLGAPDASQTGARNWAGHPPNLANVAVSRAKEVLYVVGNRELWRMHGSFRAVSDRLPT